A stretch of DNA from Streptomyces gobiensis:
TGACGTACAGGTCCACCGCGACGCGGTGGTGGAGACGGATCCGCGGCGGGTTGAGCGCATCCTGGTCAACCTGGTCACCAACGCCCAGCGGCACGGCGCGCCGCCCGTGCTGCTGGAGGTCGACGGGACAGCCGTCCGGGTCCGTGACCATGGGCCCGGCTTCCCCGCCGAGCTGCTGGCACAGGGGCCACAGCGGTTCCGTACCGGGGCCCGCGACCGGGGGCCGGGCATCGGACTGGGGCTGACCATCGTCGCCGGGCAAGCGCAGGTGCTGGGCGCCAAGGTGACGTACGCGAATGTGCCGGAGGGCGGCGCGCAGGCCACCCTGGACCTCACCGACCGCTGAGGCTGCGAAGCTGCTCAGGGCCGGAGATCACCATCCGGCCGGGATCTCCTGCTCCTTGACCGCCTGGAAGAGCGCGTTGTAGCCGCGCAGCTGGGGCCGTACCCACTGGGTGAGTCCTGCCAGCTCCAGGATGCGGCGGTGCTCGGGATCGTGCCAGTCCATGGCGAGCAGATGGCTGGTCCACGCCTGGGCACGGTCGGCGTCAAGGGAGTCGAGCGCGGTGAAATTGCAGTGGCAGTAGGCCGGAGAGATCCAGAATGACTCCAGGGCGTTCGGCATCAGCTCGTCGCGTCCCTCATTACGTCCCTCGTCACGTCCAATGAACTCCCAGGTTGTGGTGCCGATCGCGGCGGCGTCGGCCGCGCCGTCCAGGACCGCGCGGATGGCGTCGAGTTCGCTGCGGCCGGTGTCGCCATGCTTGCCGAGGTCGCTGTCGATACGCAGCAGCTCCACCTCACCGTCGGTGAGGCCTTCCCGGCGCAGATAGTGCAGGGGGAGGATCGCCGCCTGCGCGGAGTCACGGCTGCCCAGTGCCAGCCGCCGCCCGGTGAGATCCACCGGGTTACGGAAGCCGGCCCCCTTACGGCACACCAGATGGCTGCGGAACGCCAGATCGGTGTCCCGCATGGCCAGCGCGCTGGCCCGGTCCCCGGTCCGGAGGACCGTACGGACCCAGGCCAGATTGGTGTTCCAGGCGATGTCGATCGTCCCGGCAAGCAGCGCGTCGACCTGGCGTGCGTAGTTGGAGAAGAGCACGAAGTCCATCTCGACAGGCGCACCACGGTAATAGTCGCGCAGGCCTTCCCAGATGGGTACAGCATTGGGGGTATAGGCCACCGCCCCGACGAGCACCGGTTCCATGGTCGTATCCCGTCCTCACTCAAAAAGGGGCTGTCCGGTGACGGCCCGGCTGGCCCGGTCAAGATCCATGGGTGTTCCCGCTCTCTGGAGTTCCCGGCTCCTCCGGCTCTTGCGGCTCCTCCGGCTCTTGCGGCTCCTCCGGCTCTTTTCTTGCTTTCGCTGAAGTCGGCGTGGGGGTGAGCCCGATGGCGAGCAGGCCCACAGCGAAGCCGAGCAGGAGCGCCAGCGTTGAGCCATCCCCGCCCAGGACGTTTTCGTCCATCCAGCTCATCTGAAGGAGTTGCAGGGTGGCGGCCGCGAGGAACGCCACCCCCACCAGCAGGATCAGCGACCGCGCTGCCAGCAGTCCCGCGAGGATGGCAGCGGCGGCAAGGAGCAGCAGGACCAGCTGCCCGAGGCCACTGAGCGTGACGAACCGCCAGGGGGGATTGTCGGCGAGCGACAGTACAAGGCTCGCGGCGGCGGCGAGGCCGAGACCGATGGCCGTCGGGAAGGCCGTGGCCCGATGTCCTGCCGTCATAGGGGTTCCCTCTCTCCTCGTTCTCCTCGATCTCATGACGCGGCGAGCAGGAGCCGCGATCCCCCGCCGCCGCGCTGCCGCCAGATCGGCCGCAGCGTGCCGTCCACCCCGTACGCGCGGCCCGCTGCCGTGGCCAGCAGGGCCAGATGCGCGACGTACATCAGGAAGTAGGACCAGTGCCATGCATGGGGGGCGTTCAGCACGGAGAAGGTGATGGCCGTGGTCTGCAACAACCCGACCAGCGCCCAGAAACGGGTGGCCAGGCCCACCAGGAGAAAGGCCCCGAGGCTCACCTCGACCGCGAAGGCGAACCAGGCGAACGCCACGAAATTGGGCAGGATCACGTTATCGACCAGCCACGCCCAGGGCGCGAAGACCTCGTGTTCTACGCCCTTGAGCGTCCAGTTGTAGAGATCGCGCCGTGGCTCGGCGCCCTCGCCGAACTCCGGTGGCCGCTTCCATGAGGCGTTCTGGATCCACATCAGTGCCACGGCGACCCGGCACACGGCCATCAGCGCACGTGAAAAGTGCGATGTGCCCAGTGCCTCGGCTTCCGTCATGGCGCGCGACCTCTCTTGAGACGCCTTCCCCATCGACGCACGGGGGCAAGGTCGCTGCAAGCCGGGGGGATCTTGCGGAACTCAAACGGCCCAATCAGGCGCCTGAGGGGGCGCCTCTGTGGGTTTCCCCTATCCCGCCCCTTCCCGGCTGTACCGATATGCGGCTCCGCCGCGTGGCGGGGCTTCGCCCGGGTGCGGGGTGTCGTGGGTGGGGGTTCCCCGATCCCGCCCCTTCCCGGAAACCGGGGCTTCGCCCCGGGGCCCCGGGGTGGCCCGGTGGCCGGTGTTGTGCCCACCCACAGCCCCTCGCGGGGCTGCGAGTGCCCACAACATGGGAGTTAG
This window harbors:
- a CDS encoding Rv1680 family SBP-like protein; the encoded protein is MEPVLVGAVAYTPNAVPIWEGLRDYYRGAPVEMDFVLFSNYARQVDALLAGTIDIAWNTNLAWVRTVLRTGDRASALAMRDTDLAFRSHLVCRKGAGFRNPVDLTGRRLALGSRDSAQAAILPLHYLRREGLTDGEVELLRIDSDLGKHGDTGRSELDAIRAVLDGAADAAAIGTTTWEFIGRDEGRNEGRDELMPNALESFWISPAYCHCNFTALDSLDADRAQAWTSHLLAMDWHDPEHRRILELAGLTQWVRPQLRGYNALFQAVKEQEIPAGW
- a CDS encoding Rv1678 family membrane protein; protein product: MTAGHRATAFPTAIGLGLAAAASLVLSLADNPPWRFVTLSGLGQLVLLLLAAAAILAGLLAARSLILLVGVAFLAAATLQLLQMSWMDENVLGGDGSTLALLLGFAVGLLAIGLTPTPTSAKARKEPEEPQEPEEPQEPEEPGTPESGNTHGS
- a CDS encoding DoxX family membrane protein, translating into MTEAEALGTSHFSRALMAVCRVAVALMWIQNASWKRPPEFGEGAEPRRDLYNWTLKGVEHEVFAPWAWLVDNVILPNFVAFAWFAFAVEVSLGAFLLVGLATRFWALVGLLQTTAITFSVLNAPHAWHWSYFLMYVAHLALLATAAGRAYGVDGTLRPIWRQRGGGGSRLLLAAS